One Spirosoma agri DNA segment encodes these proteins:
- a CDS encoding SusC/RagA family TonB-linked outer membrane protein yields MRFYFYPAALPILLVGALVSGWHPATGQIVAMARQQPRTPSASSAVGTRRLADVLNDLKARYQTDILFEDRTIANLTVPADVLAGSTTLEKSLGRLLKPFNLRYKQVKPGTWVVLTRKATVTTDANFPASGSVRQEVVNGELLNPMMVQPVAALVNAASEDIPVSGTVRATDNGETLPGVSVVVKGTNRGTTTDASGRYQLSLPEPAAGPASVTLVFSFVGYLTQEVAVGNRPVIDVQLSPDDQTLSEVVVVGYGTQKKTDVTGSVASVKSKELNALPQTTVTQALQGRAAGVQVTQNSGQPGGTVTVRIRGSNSIVGGNNPLYVVDGFALAGTPSALNPADIESIDVLKDASATAIYGSRGANGVIIVTTRRGKSGKGQIDIDSYYAVQQPIKEIPLLNAREFAELANERASNDGLAPYFTTDQINNFGTGTNWQRELLRKAPMQNHVLTFSGGNDKLQYSASANYLRQQGIVQTSDYWKAGARANINHKVNDRLSLAYSLVVSRTNRNLVSGENSSRGEGVTSAVLVAPPTVAPLDANGNYSNVVPYTFSPNVLRNPLALAREVDNQTQRDYTLANMALNYQVLSGLVFRTSIGIESDKTKGNLYSSRRLTDLTPTGSAQQSYADQLNVLNENTLTYTKTLAERHNLTALGGFTYQKQTNQGFNASATGFANDNLKYYSLQAGSAPGIPTSSYSDWALLSYLGRLNYSFADKYLLTASLRADGSSRFGENNKWGYFPSAALGWRLIEEPFLKNARWLSDLKLRGSWGQTGNTGLSPYQTLNQLSAYQTIFGNDLTIGYAPGTVLSNPDLKWETTTQSNVGLDAGFLQNRLQVTLDVYVKKTTDLLATVPLPPGSGYNQTTRNIGSIRNAGVEVSVSANVLRGPVRWDVSANASANRNRVLELSNGSDVFGTTLANPLGVPVNLVRVGQPVGVFYGFKEAGLDEKGAIKFVDLNGDGIINDNDRTIIGNPNPKFTYGFNSTVSWKNFDLTVFLQGVQGADIFNFNTASYANSFNFGENQLKDLYANHWTAAAPDPKAKYPKISVNTRFRASDRYVENGSYLRLKNVQLAYNLPAAKLGLSWLRSAQIYLSAQNLLTLTSYSWYDPEVSTQGGLQGGDVTLGIDQNSYPNTKLTTLGVRIGL; encoded by the coding sequence ATGCGTTTCTATTTTTACCCCGCTGCGTTGCCAATTCTGCTTGTTGGTGCGTTAGTAAGCGGTTGGCATCCCGCTACTGGCCAGATAGTTGCCATGGCCCGGCAACAACCCCGAACCCCGTCAGCTTCGTCCGCTGTGGGCACCCGCCGGCTGGCTGATGTGCTGAACGACCTGAAAGCGCGTTACCAAACGGATATTCTGTTTGAAGACCGCACAATTGCCAATCTGACCGTACCCGCCGACGTGCTGGCTGGTAGCACAACGCTGGAAAAGTCACTCGGTCGGTTGTTGAAACCATTCAATTTACGTTACAAACAAGTGAAACCGGGTACGTGGGTTGTACTCACCCGCAAAGCAACGGTCACTACGGATGCCAACTTCCCGGCTTCTGGTTCCGTTCGCCAGGAAGTAGTTAATGGTGAGTTGTTAAATCCGATGATGGTTCAGCCCGTGGCGGCTTTGGTCAATGCGGCTTCTGAAGATATTCCGGTTTCGGGCACCGTTCGGGCAACCGATAATGGGGAAACACTACCGGGTGTAAGTGTAGTTGTGAAAGGCACGAACCGGGGTACAACCACTGATGCCAGTGGTCGGTATCAGCTGAGTTTACCCGAGCCGGCAGCGGGTCCGGCCTCAGTAACATTGGTCTTTTCGTTCGTTGGATACCTGACCCAGGAAGTCGCGGTTGGAAATCGACCTGTGATCGACGTTCAGTTATCGCCTGACGACCAGACGCTTAGTGAAGTGGTAGTGGTTGGATACGGTACCCAAAAGAAAACCGATGTGACCGGCTCAGTGGCCTCCGTTAAATCGAAAGAATTAAATGCATTGCCGCAAACCACCGTTACCCAGGCGTTGCAGGGTCGGGCGGCTGGGGTGCAGGTTACTCAGAACTCGGGCCAGCCGGGCGGAACCGTTACGGTCCGAATTCGGGGGAGTAATTCGATTGTGGGCGGAAACAATCCGCTGTACGTGGTCGATGGGTTTGCTCTGGCGGGTACACCGTCTGCGCTCAACCCCGCCGATATTGAGTCGATCGATGTGCTGAAAGATGCCTCGGCTACGGCTATCTACGGGTCGCGGGGGGCCAACGGCGTTATTATCGTAACCACGCGCCGGGGAAAATCGGGTAAGGGGCAGATCGATATTGATAGCTACTACGCTGTTCAGCAACCCATCAAGGAAATTCCCTTGCTCAACGCCCGTGAGTTTGCCGAGCTTGCCAACGAGCGGGCTAGCAACGATGGGTTAGCCCCTTATTTTACGACCGACCAAATCAACAACTTCGGCACCGGGACCAATTGGCAGCGAGAGCTACTCCGCAAGGCTCCGATGCAAAACCATGTGCTGACGTTTTCAGGCGGTAACGACAAGTTACAGTATTCGGCATCAGCCAATTATCTGCGCCAGCAGGGTATTGTCCAGACATCGGATTACTGGAAAGCGGGGGCTCGGGCAAACATCAACCATAAGGTCAATGACCGGCTGAGTCTGGCTTATTCGCTGGTGGTGAGCCGCACGAACCGTAACCTAGTCAGTGGCGAAAATTCGAGCCGGGGAGAGGGCGTCACATCGGCGGTGCTGGTGGCCCCACCGACCGTTGCGCCCCTCGATGCCAACGGAAATTACAGTAACGTTGTGCCGTATACCTTCAGTCCGAACGTCCTGCGTAACCCATTGGCGCTGGCGAGGGAAGTCGATAACCAGACGCAGCGCGATTATACACTGGCTAATATGGCGTTGAATTATCAGGTACTATCGGGCCTGGTATTCCGAACATCCATTGGTATTGAGAGTGACAAAACGAAAGGAAACCTATACTCGTCCCGCCGGCTAACCGACCTGACTCCCACGGGCTCGGCTCAACAGTCCTATGCTGACCAGTTGAATGTCCTGAACGAGAACACGTTAACGTACACTAAAACGCTGGCCGAGCGGCACAACCTGACGGCCCTGGGCGGATTCACCTATCAGAAACAAACCAATCAGGGCTTCAACGCGTCGGCAACGGGTTTTGCCAACGACAACCTGAAATACTATTCGCTTCAGGCGGGGAGTGCACCCGGTATCCCAACCTCGTCCTATAGCGACTGGGCGCTGCTGTCGTACCTGGGCCGACTCAATTATTCATTTGCTGACAAATACCTGCTGACGGCCAGTTTGCGGGCCGATGGGTCGTCCCGGTTTGGGGAGAATAACAAATGGGGCTATTTCCCGTCAGCGGCCCTTGGCTGGCGACTGATCGAGGAGCCATTCCTCAAAAATGCGCGCTGGTTATCGGACTTAAAACTACGCGGCTCCTGGGGGCAAACGGGTAACACGGGCCTGTCACCCTACCAAACGCTCAATCAGTTGAGTGCCTACCAGACTATTTTTGGCAATGACCTCACGATTGGGTACGCACCTGGCACGGTCCTGTCAAACCCCGATTTGAAGTGGGAAACCACAACCCAATCGAACGTTGGTCTGGACGCGGGTTTTCTGCAAAACCGGCTTCAGGTGACTCTGGACGTTTACGTCAAGAAAACGACTGATCTGCTGGCAACCGTGCCCTTGCCACCCGGTTCGGGTTATAACCAAACCACCCGGAACATCGGCAGCATTCGAAACGCGGGGGTCGAAGTATCGGTGTCGGCGAATGTGCTGCGGGGACCGGTTCGCTGGGATGTGTCAGCCAATGCGTCGGCCAACCGCAACCGGGTGCTGGAACTCTCGAATGGTAGTGATGTATTTGGTACTACGCTGGCTAATCCACTTGGTGTTCCGGTCAATCTGGTGCGGGTAGGGCAGCCGGTGGGGGTGTTCTACGGATTTAAAGAGGCCGGGCTGGACGAGAAAGGGGCCATTAAGTTTGTAGACCTCAATGGTGACGGTATCATTAACGACAACGACCGAACTATAATTGGCAACCCAAATCCGAAGTTCACCTACGGTTTTAATTCAACCGTTTCGTGGAAAAATTTCGACCTTACTGTCTTTCTCCAGGGCGTTCAGGGTGCTGATATCTTTAACTTCAATACGGCCAGTTACGCCAACAGTTTCAATTTTGGCGAAAACCAGTTAAAGGATTTATACGCCAATCACTGGACGGCTGCTGCCCCCGATCCAAAAGCCAAATACCCAAAAATCAGCGTGAATACCCGGTTCCGGGCTTCGGACCGTTATGTAGAAAACGGGTCGTATCTCCGGCTTAAAAATGTTCAGCTGGCCTATAATCTGCCGGCGGCCAAGTTGGGACTAAGCTGGTTACGGTCAGCGCAGATCTACCTGAGCGCGCAGAACCTGCTAACCCTGACCAGCTACTCGTGGTATGATCCGGAAGTGAGTACGCAGGGGGGCTTGCAGGGAGGTGATGTTACGCTAGGTATTGATCAGAACAGTTATCCTAACACTAAACTTACAACCCTCGGTGTTCGCATCGGTTTATAG
- a CDS encoding FecR family protein, which yields MNQAITKELLAEHFAGRSTALQRTMIAEWLQQPASQEQYVVWLDEWERHHLQYLADDDRAFHRLMSRIDSLEQQPTSTITVQVRVRPLPVSTRWLVAAAVVFCLSLGLYAGRGLVLYRTVETAFGETRRLTLSDGSRVTLNAHSTLRIPRFGFGTKTRTVWLTGEAAFSISHTPTHQRFIVNTNRGVDVVVLGTEFNVYDRPAGTKVVLSKGAIQLTYTRPAKPVYQLRLKPGDVVNVDPSGQLTQNHTDEPDVSTAWRDHRFVFNRTSVREITDLLRDTYNLRVELKSQELASRTITGSFQADNADEFLRVVTGLLEINYKQHDNTVTFFD from the coding sequence ATGAATCAGGCCATTACGAAAGAACTACTAGCTGAGCATTTCGCTGGCCGATCGACAGCCTTGCAACGAACAATGATCGCTGAATGGTTGCAGCAACCCGCTAGCCAGGAGCAGTACGTGGTCTGGCTCGATGAGTGGGAACGCCATCACCTCCAGTACCTGGCCGACGATGACAGGGCTTTTCATCGGCTGATGAGTCGAATTGATAGCCTAGAACAACAACCGACGTCGACAATAACCGTTCAGGTCCGTGTTCGTCCGTTACCCGTCAGTACCCGCTGGCTGGTGGCCGCTGCGGTTGTTTTCTGTCTGTCGTTGGGCCTGTATGCCGGTCGGGGATTAGTACTTTACCGAACGGTCGAAACGGCTTTCGGCGAAACGCGTCGGCTAACTCTGTCCGATGGATCACGGGTAACGTTGAACGCCCACTCGACGCTTCGCATACCGCGTTTCGGCTTTGGTACTAAAACGAGAACGGTGTGGTTGACGGGGGAAGCAGCTTTTTCGATTAGTCATACACCGACTCACCAACGATTCATCGTCAATACGAACCGGGGAGTTGATGTCGTAGTACTGGGTACCGAATTCAACGTGTATGATCGCCCGGCGGGAACCAAGGTGGTGTTGAGCAAAGGGGCAATCCAGTTGACTTATACCCGTCCGGCCAAGCCCGTTTACCAGCTCCGATTAAAGCCCGGTGATGTTGTAAATGTAGATCCGTCCGGTCAACTGACCCAGAACCATACGGATGAACCGGATGTCAGTACGGCCTGGCGCGACCACCGATTCGTTTTCAACCGCACCAGCGTTCGCGAAATCACCGATCTTCTGCGGGATACGTATAATCTGCGTGTCGAGCTAAAAAGTCAGGAACTAGCCAGCCGCACGATTACCGGCTCTTTCCAGGCCGATAATGCGGACGAGTTTCTTCGGGTAGTAACTGGCCTGCTGGAAATCAATTACAAGCAACACGATAATACCGTTACTTTTTTCGACTAA